A single genomic interval of Flavobacterium sp. N2820 harbors:
- a CDS encoding GNAT family N-acetyltransferase: MIIRKATKKDMQSVLELIQELAIFEKEPDAVLVTVDDLVRDGFSENPLFQCFVAEEENNITGMALFYYRYSTWKGKTIHLEDLIVKESKRGTGAGFALYKEIIKQGKAENVRRIEWNVLDWNTAAIDFYKKSGAKILEDWRVVHMDEPGIVNFLSLTN; the protein is encoded by the coding sequence ATGATTATCCGAAAAGCTACAAAAAAAGATATGCAATCTGTATTAGAATTGATACAAGAATTAGCTATTTTTGAAAAAGAACCTGATGCTGTTTTAGTAACTGTTGACGATTTAGTTCGTGATGGTTTTTCAGAAAACCCGCTTTTTCAATGTTTTGTTGCCGAAGAAGAAAACAACATTACAGGAATGGCTTTGTTTTATTATCGCTATTCGACATGGAAAGGCAAAACGATTCATTTAGAAGATTTAATTGTAAAAGAAAGCAAACGTGGAACTGGAGCTGGCTTTGCACTTTACAAAGAAATCATCAAACAAGGAAAAGCTGAAAATGTTCGCAGAATTGAATGGAATGTTTTAGACTGGAATACAGCAGCCATAGATTTCTATAAGAAATCAGGTGCAAAAATTTTAGAAGATTGGCGAGTAGTTCATATGGATGAACCTGGAATTGTAAATTTTTTAAGTCTTACTAATTAA
- the accD gene encoding acetyl-CoA carboxylase, carboxyltransferase subunit beta: MAWFKRKEKGITTATEDKKDVPKGLWYKSPTGKIIDQDELARNLWVSPEDDYHVRIGSKEYFEILFDNNEFTELDAKLTSKDPLKFEDTKKYSDRLKDVMDKTKLKDAIRTGVGKSKGKDLVVSCMDFAFIGGSMGAVVGEKISRAIDYSIKHRIPFVLISKSGGARMMEAAYSLMQLAKTSAKLAQLAEEQIPYISLCTDPTTGGTTASYAMLGDINIGEPGALIGFAGPRIVRDTTGKDLPEGFQTSEFLLEHGFLDFIAPRKELKDKINLFLDLIQNQPVR; this comes from the coding sequence ATGGCTTGGTTTAAAAGAAAAGAAAAAGGAATTACCACCGCAACTGAGGATAAAAAAGATGTTCCAAAAGGTTTATGGTATAAATCACCAACGGGAAAGATCATTGACCAAGATGAATTGGCACGAAACCTATGGGTAAGCCCAGAAGACGATTATCATGTACGAATTGGTAGTAAAGAATATTTCGAAATTTTATTCGACAATAACGAATTCACTGAACTTGATGCAAAATTAACATCAAAAGATCCATTAAAATTTGAAGACACTAAAAAATATAGTGATCGTTTAAAAGATGTAATGGACAAAACCAAATTAAAAGACGCTATTAGAACTGGTGTTGGAAAATCAAAAGGAAAAGACTTAGTCGTTTCTTGTATGGATTTTGCTTTTATTGGTGGTTCAATGGGAGCCGTTGTTGGAGAAAAAATTTCAAGAGCAATTGACTATTCTATCAAACACAGAATACCGTTTGTATTGATTTCAAAATCTGGTGGAGCTCGTATGATGGAAGCTGCTTATTCATTAATGCAATTGGCAAAAACCTCAGCAAAATTAGCACAATTAGCCGAAGAACAAATTCCATACATTTCATTATGTACTGACCCTACAACAGGAGGAACTACTGCTTCATATGCAATGTTGGGAGATATCAATATCGGTGAACCAGGCGCTTTAATTGGCTTCGCAGGTCCTCGTATTGTAAGAGACACAACAGGTAAAGATTTACCTGAAGGCTTTCAAACTTCAGAATTTTTATTAGAACATGGATTTTTAGATTTCATCGCTCCAAGAAAAGAGTTGAAAGATAAAATTAACTTGTTTTTAGATTTGATTCAAAATCAACCCGTAAGATAA
- a CDS encoding ABC transporter permease, translating into MLLYLRLLSESFSFAINALRNNKLRTLLSLLGVTIGIFSIIAVLAAVDSMDKKIKEDLSDMDMNTVYLMRFSFGPSEVPRWKREQFPDVSYEEFEYIKRSVNGIDKISFNLFTRNENIKYESKTVNSIRVKPSTEDFFDIEPLKIDKGRLFNAAESNSGSPVIVIGSEVATGLFEDSDPIGKKVRLYGQRFTVIGVLKKQGQGMFGDSGDVAVFFPVNFLRRMYGDNNKTLTPAILIKPEKGIDVEEFKAELAQKLRTFRGVKTGDIDNFFMNVLSGFTDFIDNIVGQMNMIGWIISAFSLLVGGFGIANIMFVSVKERTNLIGIQKALGAKNKFILFQFLFEAVILSLIGGIVGMFLVWIIALILSSALDFEFVLSAANMLLGSGLAALIGLISGIIPAISASKLDPVEAIRSGM; encoded by the coding sequence ATGCTTTTATATTTACGATTACTTTCAGAAAGTTTTAGCTTTGCAATAAATGCGTTACGCAACAATAAATTGCGTACACTTTTATCGTTGTTAGGTGTTACCATTGGTATCTTTTCAATTATTGCGGTTTTGGCGGCAGTAGACTCAATGGATAAAAAAATCAAGGAAGATTTGAGTGATATGGACATGAATACAGTGTATTTAATGCGTTTTTCGTTTGGACCTTCTGAAGTTCCTCGTTGGAAGCGAGAGCAATTTCCTGATGTTTCATATGAAGAATTTGAATATATTAAACGAAGTGTAAACGGAATCGATAAGATTTCTTTTAATTTATTTACCCGAAACGAGAATATTAAATACGAATCAAAAACTGTAAATTCTATTCGTGTTAAACCTTCTACTGAAGATTTTTTTGATATAGAACCTTTAAAAATTGACAAAGGAAGGCTGTTTAATGCAGCAGAGTCAAATTCTGGGAGTCCTGTAATTGTAATTGGAAGCGAAGTAGCAACTGGTTTGTTTGAAGATAGTGACCCTATTGGAAAAAAAGTGCGTTTGTACGGACAAAGATTCACCGTTATTGGTGTTTTAAAAAAACAGGGACAAGGCATGTTTGGTGATAGTGGTGATGTGGCGGTTTTTTTTCCTGTGAATTTTTTAAGAAGAATGTATGGTGATAACAATAAAACCTTAACTCCAGCAATTTTAATAAAACCTGAAAAAGGTATTGATGTAGAGGAGTTTAAAGCTGAATTGGCTCAAAAATTGAGAACATTTAGAGGGGTTAAAACAGGGGATATTGATAATTTTTTTATGAATGTTTTATCGGGTTTTACGGATTTTATTGATAACATCGTAGGACAAATGAACATGATTGGTTGGATTATTAGTGCGTTTTCACTTTTGGTGGGCGGATTTGGTATTGCAAATATTATGTTTGTGTCGGTAAAAGAGCGAACCAATTTAATTGGAATTCAAAAAGCACTTGGTGCTAAAAATAAATTCATATTGTTTCAATTCTTGTTTGAAGCTGTTATTTTGTCTCTTATTGGAGGTATTGTAGGTATGTTTTTAGTCTGGATTATTGCTTTAATTCTTTCTTCGGCATTAGATTTTGAATTTGTTTTGAGCGCAGCAAATATGTTGTTAGGTTCTGGATTGGCCGCTTTAATAGGTTTGATTTCTGGAATTATTCCAGCTATTTCAGCATCCAAGTTAGATCCAGTTGAAGCCATCAGAAGTGGCATGTAA
- a CDS encoding addiction module protein → MKIKDLDKYTNAEKILLAEELWESVSKEKLELSDAVKQELDRRISLIEEDKTDFYTWEDVKNTLKKNRNA, encoded by the coding sequence ATGAAAATCAAAGATTTAGATAAATACACCAATGCCGAAAAAATTCTTTTAGCTGAAGAACTTTGGGAAAGTGTTTCTAAAGAAAAATTAGAGTTATCTGATGCTGTGAAACAAGAATTAGATCGAAGGATTTCATTAATTGAAGAAGATAAAACCGATTTTTACACTTGGGAAGACGTTAAAAACACGTTGAAAAAAAACAGAAATGCATAA
- the fbp gene encoding class 1 fructose-bisphosphatase, protein MEERNTTLGEFIIEHQNSFQYSTGELSRIINSIRLAAKVVNYKVNKAGLVDIVGAAGEQNIQGEDQQKLDVYANEVFIQTLINREIVCGIGSEENDDFITVAGSDNSHNNKYVVLMDPLDGSSNIDVNVSVGTIFSVFRRITPVGTPVTIEDFLQPGINQVAAGYVIYGTSTMLVYTTGHGVNGFTLNPAIGTFYLSHPNMKFPEKGNIYSINEGNYVHFPQGVKDYIKYCQLEEGDRPYTSRYIGSLVSDFHRNMIKGGIYLYPTTSKTPNGKLRLLYECNPMAFIAEQAGGKASDGFGRIMEIQPTELHQRVPFFCGNKEMVEKAEDFMEKAK, encoded by the coding sequence ATGGAAGAAAGAAACACAACTTTAGGCGAATTTATCATTGAACATCAAAATTCGTTTCAGTATTCAACAGGAGAATTATCTAGAATTATTAATTCAATTCGATTGGCTGCTAAAGTAGTTAATTATAAAGTGAATAAAGCTGGTTTAGTGGATATAGTTGGTGCTGCTGGAGAGCAAAATATTCAAGGCGAAGACCAACAAAAATTAGATGTTTATGCAAATGAAGTTTTTATTCAGACGTTAATTAATCGTGAAATTGTATGTGGAATTGGTTCTGAAGAAAATGATGATTTTATTACAGTAGCTGGTTCAGATAATTCACATAATAACAAATATGTTGTTTTAATGGATCCTTTAGATGGTTCTTCAAACATCGATGTGAATGTTTCAGTTGGAACTATTTTTTCGGTTTTTAGAAGAATTACGCCAGTAGGAACTCCTGTAACAATAGAAGATTTTTTGCAGCCTGGAATCAATCAAGTGGCAGCAGGTTATGTTATCTATGGTACGTCAACCATGTTGGTATACACAACAGGTCATGGTGTTAACGGATTTACTTTAAATCCTGCAATTGGAACTTTTTATTTATCACATCCTAATATGAAATTTCCTGAAAAAGGAAATATTTATTCAATTAACGAAGGAAATTACGTTCATTTTCCACAAGGTGTAAAAGATTACATCAAATATTGTCAGTTAGAAGAAGGCGACAGACCTTATACTTCACGCTATATAGGAAGTTTAGTTTCCGATTTTCATAGAAATATGATTAAAGGCGGAATTTATTTATATCCAACCACTTCAAAAACGCCAAATGGAAAATTGCGTTTGTTGTATGAATGTAATCCAATGGCTTTTATTGCTGAACAAGCAGGAGGTAAAGCTTCGGACGGTTTTGGAAGAATTATGGAAATTCAACCTACCGAATTACATCAGAGGGTTCCGTTTTTTTGCGGGAATAAGGAAATGGTAGAAAAAGCAGAGGATTTTATGGAAAAGGCTAAGTAA
- a CDS encoding aspartate kinase has product MKIFKFGGASVKDAEGVKNVLHVLKTVGHEDVLLVISAMGKTTNALEVVIKNYFDKSKELHASLQEVRKYHNQILLDLFEDEDHEVFFDVNAHFDDLEYFIRSNKSPNYSFVYDQVVSIGELVSTTIVSHYFNYSGLKNNWIDVRPLIKTDNNYRDAQVDWETTQKLISKGVKKKTLNITQGFLGSDENNFTTTLGREGSDYTAAIFAYCLSAESVTIWKDVPGVLNADPRYFENAVLLNQISYREAIELAFYGASVIHPKTLQPLQKKEIPLFVKSFINPTLPGTSVSKGADLEPHTPCFIVKKNQLLLSLSSIDFDFIMENHISEIFALFAKFKVKVNLIQNTAISFSVCIEDKYNNFEELRKVLAKKFKVSYNENVSLYTIRHFDENASKVVETNKTILLRQISRETMQVITKE; this is encoded by the coding sequence ATGAAAATATTCAAATTTGGAGGTGCATCGGTTAAAGATGCCGAAGGCGTAAAAAATGTATTACATGTTTTAAAAACAGTAGGACACGAGGATGTTTTATTGGTAATTTCTGCAATGGGAAAAACCACGAATGCTTTAGAGGTAGTGATCAAGAATTACTTCGATAAATCGAAGGAATTACATGCATCGCTTCAAGAAGTTCGCAAATACCACAACCAAATTTTATTAGACTTATTTGAAGACGAAGATCACGAAGTGTTTTTTGATGTAAATGCACATTTTGACGATCTAGAATATTTTATTCGTAGTAATAAATCTCCAAATTATAGTTTTGTTTACGATCAAGTAGTGAGTATAGGTGAATTAGTTTCCACTACAATTGTAAGTCATTATTTCAATTATAGCGGATTAAAAAATAATTGGATTGATGTGCGCCCATTAATTAAGACCGACAATAATTACCGCGATGCTCAAGTAGATTGGGAAACCACTCAAAAATTGATTTCAAAAGGTGTTAAAAAGAAAACGTTAAATATCACACAAGGATTTTTAGGTTCAGATGAAAACAACTTTACAACCACTTTAGGTAGAGAAGGATCTGATTATACAGCAGCGATTTTTGCATATTGTTTAAGTGCAGAAAGCGTTACCATTTGGAAAGACGTTCCTGGTGTTTTAAATGCAGATCCAAGATATTTTGAAAATGCTGTTTTATTAAATCAAATTTCATACAGAGAAGCTATTGAATTGGCTTTTTACGGCGCTTCCGTAATTCATCCAAAAACGTTACAACCTTTACAAAAAAAGGAAATTCCGTTGTTTGTGAAATCATTTATCAATCCAACATTACCGGGAACTAGCGTTTCAAAAGGTGCCGATTTAGAACCACACACACCTTGTTTTATTGTAAAGAAAAATCAATTATTGTTATCGTTATCGTCTATTGATTTTGATTTCATCATGGAAAATCATATCAGTGAAATCTTTGCTTTGTTTGCGAAATTTAAAGTAAAAGTGAATTTAATCCAAAACACGGCAATTAGTTTTTCAGTTTGTATTGAAGACAAATACAACAACTTTGAAGAGTTACGAAAAGTATTAGCTAAAAAATTCAAAGTTTCTTATAACGAAAATGTGTCGTTGTACACCATTAGACATTTTGACGAAAATGCTTCAAAAGTGGTAGAAACGAACAAAACGATATTGTTACGCCAAATTTCTAGAGAAACAATGCAGGTGATTACTAAGGAGTAG
- a CDS encoding TonB-dependent receptor domain-containing protein — MFNKILLLFFLGLSSFTFSQNIIVKDKESNEPLEAVTLTSENGKIYSITNTKGQADISDFVGKNTIIIQSLGYETVVMSYNQLELASFQLSLSPSLLKMDEIVVSANRFKQHSVDIPAKITPISKKEIALQNPQTAADLLTISGKVFMQKSQQGGGSPMIRGFATNRLLYAIDGIRMNTAIFRGGNIQNVISLDAFATEKVEVLFGPSSVMYGSDAIGGVMSFQTLTPHFSLDEKTVVSGSAVTRYSSANNEKTGHFDVNVGWKKWASVTSISSNDFGDLRMGSHGPKEYLRPFYVQQQNGVDVVVTNDNPLVQKPTAYSQINLMQKVRYQLNEKWDFHYGFHFSETSSYSRYDRHIRYTNAGLPRYGEFYYGPQKWIMNNLNITHQSKSKLFDEMSLRLAHQFFEESRVSRNINNPNREIRTEKVNAYSLNADFTKATNAKNKIFYGFEYVLNDVNSTGINENIVAETSVVGPARYPQATWQSIGFYLNDQYKISEKTLLQAGLRYNQFILKADFDTTFYPFPFTGANLNDGSLTGSAGIVFRPTEKWVISSNVATAFRSPNVDDVGKVFDSEPGSVVIPNPNLEAEYAYNVDLNVAKLFGKNVKVDVSTYYTLLDNALVRRDFTLNGASEIVYDGELSQVQAIQNAASANVYGIQAGVEVKMPSGFRFSTDLNFQKGEEELDNGDKSPSRHAAPFFGVSRVGYANSKLDLEVNLQFSDEVVYEDLAEEEKGKTEIYAIDSNGNPYSPSWYTLNLKSMYKLNENFTLTAGLENITDQRYRPYSSGIVAPGKNFILALRAKF, encoded by the coding sequence ATGTTCAATAAGATACTACTACTTTTTTTTTTAGGATTATCAAGCTTTACTTTTTCACAAAACATCATAGTTAAAGATAAAGAATCGAATGAGCCATTAGAAGCCGTTACTTTAACTTCTGAAAATGGTAAAATTTATTCCATTACCAATACGAAAGGACAAGCTGATATTTCTGATTTTGTTGGAAAAAACACAATCATTATTCAATCTTTAGGGTATGAAACGGTAGTTATGAGCTATAATCAGCTTGAACTTGCTTCATTTCAATTGAGTTTGTCTCCTTCTTTATTAAAAATGGATGAAATTGTTGTTTCTGCTAATCGATTTAAACAGCATTCGGTTGATATTCCAGCAAAAATTACACCTATTTCAAAAAAAGAAATTGCCTTACAAAATCCACAAACTGCTGCCGATTTGTTAACAATTTCAGGAAAAGTGTTTATGCAAAAAAGTCAGCAAGGCGGCGGAAGCCCAATGATTCGTGGTTTTGCAACCAATAGATTATTATATGCCATAGACGGAATTAGAATGAATACGGCCATTTTTAGAGGTGGAAATATCCAAAATGTAATTTCATTAGATGCATTTGCAACTGAAAAAGTTGAGGTTTTATTTGGACCAAGTTCGGTTATGTATGGTAGTGATGCAATTGGTGGTGTAATGAGCTTTCAAACTTTAACACCTCATTTTTCTTTAGATGAAAAAACAGTAGTTTCTGGAAGTGCTGTAACGCGATATTCTTCTGCTAATAATGAAAAAACAGGTCATTTTGATGTAAATGTAGGCTGGAAAAAATGGGCTTCAGTTACAAGCATCAGTTCAAATGATTTTGGTGATTTACGGATGGGTTCGCACGGTCCAAAAGAATATTTAAGACCATTTTACGTTCAACAACAAAATGGAGTAGACGTGGTAGTTACTAATGATAATCCATTAGTGCAAAAACCAACGGCTTACTCGCAAATTAATTTGATGCAAAAAGTGCGTTATCAACTCAATGAAAAATGGGATTTTCACTATGGATTTCATTTTTCAGAAACCTCGAGTTATTCCCGCTATGATAGACATATTCGTTATACTAATGCAGGTTTACCTCGCTATGGCGAATTTTATTATGGTCCGCAAAAATGGATTATGAATAATTTGAATATCACACATCAATCAAAATCTAAGTTATTTGATGAAATGTCTTTGCGTTTAGCGCATCAGTTTTTTGAAGAAAGTCGTGTGAGTAGAAACATTAATAATCCAAATAGAGAAATTAGAACCGAAAAAGTAAATGCTTATTCGTTGAATGCCGACTTTACGAAAGCAACAAACGCAAAAAATAAAATTTTCTACGGATTTGAATACGTTTTAAACGATGTCAATTCAACTGGAATTAATGAAAATATTGTAGCAGAAACAAGCGTAGTTGGGCCAGCAAGATATCCACAAGCAACTTGGCAATCGATTGGCTTTTATTTGAATGACCAATATAAAATTTCTGAAAAAACGTTGCTTCAAGCAGGTTTGCGATACAATCAGTTTATTTTAAAAGCCGATTTTGATACTACTTTTTATCCATTTCCTTTTACGGGAGCTAACTTAAATGATGGTTCATTAACTGGAAGTGCGGGAATTGTTTTTCGTCCAACAGAAAAATGGGTGATAAGTTCTAATGTTGCAACAGCTTTCCGTTCACCAAATGTTGATGATGTTGGAAAAGTGTTTGATTCTGAACCAGGTTCTGTGGTAATTCCAAATCCTAATTTAGAGGCAGAATATGCTTATAATGTAGATTTGAATGTGGCTAAATTGTTTGGAAAAAATGTAAAAGTTGATGTTTCTACCTATTATACACTATTGGATAATGCTTTGGTGCGTAGAGATTTTACACTAAATGGCGCTTCAGAAATTGTATATGATGGCGAGTTGAGTCAAGTGCAAGCTATTCAAAATGCGGCAAGCGCAAATGTGTATGGAATTCAAGCTGGAGTTGAGGTAAAAATGCCTTCTGGATTTCGATTTTCAACCGATTTGAATTTCCAAAAGGGTGAAGAGGAATTGGATAATGGCGATAAAAGTCCTTCACGTCATGCAGCACCATTTTTTGGTGTTTCTAGAGTGGGTTATGCTAATTCGAAGTTAGATTTGGAAGTAAATCTTCAATTTAGTGATGAAGTTGTTTATGAAGATTTAGCTGAAGAAGAAAAAGGTAAAACCGAAATTTATGCTATTGATAGTAATGGAAATCCTTATTCGCCAAGTTGGTATACATTGAATTTAAAATCCATGTATAAGTTAAATGAAAATTTCACGCTTACGGCTGGTTTAGAAAACATAACCGATCAACGTTATCGACCATATAGTTCAGGAATTGTAGCGCCAGGAAAGAATTTTATTTTAGCATTGAGAGCAAAGTTTTAA
- a CDS encoding type II toxin-antitoxin system RelE/ParE family toxin, with protein MHKLVFSKEALLDIEQIAIWYEEQREGLSYDFELCLEESVSQIFRNPELFQIRYKNVKVRFIKRFPYGVHYLINLDKIIVIGVFHTSRSPIDWSKRLK; from the coding sequence ATGCATAAACTTGTATTTTCAAAAGAAGCGCTTCTCGATATTGAACAAATCGCTATTTGGTATGAAGAACAAAGAGAAGGTTTATCTTATGATTTTGAACTTTGTTTAGAAGAAAGCGTTAGCCAAATTTTTAGAAATCCCGAACTTTTTCAAATTAGATATAAAAACGTAAAAGTCAGATTTATTAAGCGGTTTCCATATGGAGTTCATTATTTGATAAATTTGGATAAAATCATAGTAATAGGAGTTTTTCATACTTCTCGTTCCCCAATTGATTGGTCAAAAAGATTGAAATAA